Proteins encoded together in one Rana temporaria chromosome 6, aRanTem1.1, whole genome shotgun sequence window:
- the LOC120942779 gene encoding taste receptor type 2 member 9-like, which produces MMSTGIFTVVYGILGLVLAIPSNTCIVMGNLEIIRKKGKLSPSDVIFLGKGIVNILLQCVLSLQGMFYVFYPEIFYIRPVYGFVNTSIYFLTYYRFWLTFWLSAHYCTSITNLSYGFFIWIKRIVSNFLSHLLFLTVLGVFIVTVPGFWAVYEDSPLQSSENSTEASITRLWSSNSHFVPENTLGCILPFCLSLLCLVLTFSFLLRHVWRVKNNDSGSTRPNLQAHVTALRTILFLLLIFTFFCMSQVAMFLRKSSLILIISWSLRILSPSAEAAVIFQASNKLRRIILRRFWARNRRNTET; this is translated from the coding sequence ATGATGTCTACGGGAATATTTACTGTAGTCTATGGGATCTTGGGACTGGTCTTGGCGATCCCTTCTAACACTTGTATTGTGATGGGTAATCTGGAGATCATCAGAAAGAAAGGGAAGTTGAGTCCCTCCGATGTGATCTTTCTGGGGAAGGGAATTGTGAATattctcctccagtgtgtgctgaGTCTTCAGGGAATGTTCTATGTCTTTTATCCAGAAATCTTTTATATAAGACCAGTATATGGATTTGTGAACACATCAATTTACTTCCTAACCTACTACAGATTCTGGTTGACCTTCTGGCTCTCGGCTCATTACTGTACCAGCATCACCAATCTCAGCTATGGGTTCTTCATCTGGATAAAGAGAATTGTGTCCAATTTCCTGAGTCACCTTCTATTCCTGACTGTACTTGGGGTGTTCATTGTGACTGTCCCAGGCTTCTGGGCTGTGTATGAAGACAGTCCTCTCCAGTCTTCTGAGAACAGTACAGAAGCCTCtattacaagactctggtccagtaATTCCCATTTTGTACCTGAAAACACCCTAGGCTGTATTCTTCCATTCTGCCTTAGTCTTCTGTGTCTGGTCCTCACTTTCTCCTTTCTGCTCAGACATGTCTGGAGGGTGAAGAATAACGACTCGGGATCAACACGTCCAAATCTTCAGGCTCATGTCACGGCACTGAGGACAATCCTCTTCTTACTTCTCATCTTCACATTCTTCTGCATGTCTCAAGTGGCTATGTTTCTTCGAAAATCCTCGTTAATACTTATAATCAGTTGGAGTTTAAGAATATTATCCCCATCGGCTGAGGCCGCCGTCATCTTCCaggccagcaacaagctgagaagGATCATTCTGAGAAGATTCTGGGCCAGAAACCGGAGGAACACAGAGACTTAA